The nucleotide window CTGTTCTTCATTGCACTTGCAGGAACGTACCTGCTTACATTTGGCTTTACACTGCCACTAGGTAACTGGGACAACTGGATTCATGCTGGCAGCTTGTTATCCCTTGGGGCTGCTGCTTTATGGGGAGGTTCAACCGTTATGGGCCGACTGATGCTGGGACAGGCGCGTTATGAAACGGTCACCTCCCTTCGCTTCGTCGTTGCTCTCCCGCTCCTGATCTTTATGACGTGGAACGAAGGTGCAGCATGGACGTTTCCGTCCGGAACGGGTGAACAGACTGCTGTTATCCTCAACATTCTTGGTCAGGCATTGTTACCAGGTTTGCTCAGTCTTCTGTTATATTATAAAGGTCTGTCGTCGACCAAAGCTTCTGTTGCAACTCTCGCGGAACTTAGCTTCCCGATGGCGGGTGTGTTGGTGAACTGGATTGCTTTCCGTACGCTGATTACATGGGAGCAACTGCTTGGTTTTATCTTGATCTGGGTGGTCCTCTTCGCCATCTCCAGACAGCAGGAACGATCATCAACTGCGTCCGATGCAGCACCTAAGCTTCGAACTGAATAAGCGGATATATCCGAGGATCACATATAAACAAATAATCAAATATAAAATAAAACCATTGCACATCGCATTTGATGAGCAGTGGTTTTTTATTTCCACTACTAATATCTCCAATCTTCTGCTCTTTTCCCTCCCCTCATACTGAATATCCAATTCATCGCACTACGTCCCTTCTATGTTTTGTCTTTTATCTAATCCGGTGGTACGATGACATATGGAATAACAGATGAACTATATTCAGAGAGGAACGATCACTAATGTCTTCATTCTCATATACCTCATACGATGCCGTAGGTTTGGCTGAACTGATCCGATCCCGGGAAGTATCCCCGGTTGACTTGCTGGAAGCGGCGTTTGCACGCCTTGAAGAAGTCAATCCGCAGCTTAATGCGGTCATTCGTACATATGAAACCCGTTCACGGGAGGAAGCCGGCTTGGTTCGCCCTGGAGAACAACCATTTGCCGGTGTGCCCCTGCTTCTGAAAGATATTTCGCAATCCTTGGAAGGTGAATTTCTAACTTCAGGTTCACGTTTGTTCAGCGAGCATCGCGCATTACGCAATTCCAATTTTGTCACTCGACTGCGTGATGCAGGCTTTATCATCATAGGACATACCAATACGCCTGAATTTGGTTTGAAAAATATTACCGAGCCCCGTCTTCATGGGCCAACTCGCAATCCATGGAATATCAATCACTCCCCAGGGGGTTCAAGCGGCGGTGCTGCCGCCGCTGTAGCTTCGGGTATTGTCCCTCTTGCCGGAGCCAGTGACGGAGGCGGTTCAATCCGTATTCCCGCTTCATTTAGCGGATTGTTTGGATTGAAACCAACCCGCGGACGCACACCTGTAGGACCGGGAGTTGGTCGTCAATGGCAAGGCGCATCGATTGATTTTGCACTATCCCGCTCGGTTCGGGACAGTGCAGCCCTGCTCGATACTTTGCAAGTCATTCAGCCTGAAGCTGCATTTCATGCTCCACTCTTTCCAGGCAGTTACTTGGCAGATATGAGCTATCCACATCAACGCAAACTGAAAATTGCGTATACAACGGATTCGCCTGTCGGCACACCTGTCAGCGCAGAAGCCAAAGAATCGGTATATAAGCTCGTTCGCTGGTTGGAAGACCAAGGTCATCATGTTGAAGAAAAACTGAGTCCGGTGAACGGAGTCCGGTTGATGGAGAACTACTATATGATGAACAGCGGTGAGATGGCCGCGATGATCTCTTCCATGGAACGATCCATGGGCCGGGCGCTGACTTCCGATGATATGGAGATTGAATCCTGGGTTCTGGCTGAAGCTGGAAAAAAGGTGTCCGCTGCGGAATTTGTTCATAGTCTGGCTGAATGGGATGTAGCTGCCGCTCAGATGTCCACTTTGTTTGAGCGCTATGACTTCTACGTCACACCCGTTAATGCTTTTTCTGCACCTAAGATTGGAGAGTTGACACCTCATGACGAACAGATTCGTAATCTCATGCGGATTAGTGAATTGGACAAGACCCAGCAGCAGCAACTCATCTATGAGATGTTTGAGCCAAGTCTTACGTATACTCCGTTCACCCAGCTCGCGAATTTAACAGGTCAGCCTGCGATAAGTTTACCTCTGCATATGACACCTGAAGGTTTGCCAATGGGCGTTCAAGTGATGGCAACCAAGGGACGTGAGGATTGGTTATTACATCTAGCTGCACAGCTGGAACAATCAGATCTCTGGATCGGGATGAAAGGTAATCCAATGTTTCCAGCTTAGAACGTTCAGCGTGTATCTACCTTTATCATTGAACGTTACCCACCTGAGTATGATGTGTTGCCAAAATAGTGCATGAAAGCCTCGTTTGCTCCGCATACTGAAAGCAAAAAATAGCGGAGGAATGTGACGAATGAATACCAAACAGCCTCATAAACAGTCTTTTCGTATCCCTCCCAAAACGGGATATGCCCTAAAAGTAAGCAAGGGTTCTTTATTACGTATAACAGATCTGGAGGGGCAGCAAGTCATTGATTTTGTGGCATACGATGCGCAAGATGCTAACCATCGCTTGGACCCGGGCGTGACAATGGATGTATTGCGCACTTACAGGATCAAGCCGGGACAGTTTGTGTATTCCAATCAATATCAACCCTTACTTAAGATTGTCCGTGACACCGTTGGGGTACATGATTTCTTCAACTCTGCTTGTCGCCCAGAGATGTATGAGGTGTTATACGACAAAAAGGATCACGCCAGTTGTTATCACAATCTGAATACGGCACTGGAACCCTTCGGCATCTTACCACCGGATCAACACTATCCGTTTAATCTGTTTATGAAATCTGTTGTAGACAGTCAAGGCAAAATTGATGTTGTAGCACCCGACTCACGTGCAGGTGATTATATCGAAATGGAGGCATTAATGGACCTCACGATTGGGCTCTCCGCTTGTCCTTGTGAGGAAAGTTCGTGCAACGGCTACCACTGTACTCCAGTTCAATTAGATGTCGAGACTTCAACAGAATAACAACGCCATAGACGATATGATATAATAGCTTGTTCTAATTCACTCCTTGCTGGAATACGATGACTTGTACCCATTCTCTGTGACGACGGTACAATTCATCGAACCCGTTAAGGAGTGAACGTGTTTATGTCTGTACTGTTCAGTTATATTATTCTGGGAATATCATTGTCCGCTCCCATTGGTCCGATTAACGCCGCTCAACTTGACCGTGGAGCCCGACATGGATTCATGCACGCCTGGATTCTAGGACTCGGTGCCATGTTTGCAGACTTGGTGTATATGCTGCTGATTTATTTTGGAGTTGCCCATTTTCTGGACACGCCGTTTATGCGCTCTTTTCTCTGGTCATTTGGAAGTTTTATTCTCATTTACACGGGAGTGGAAACGCTCTCGAAGCTGAAACAGGGGATTCAAGGTACATCTACTGCGGACGCGACTGTTCGAAAATCGTTTATATCCGGCTTTTTGATGGCTCTGTCCAATCCACTTAATATTTTGTTTTGGCTTGGGATCTATGGCTCCATTCTCGCGACGACTGTGAAACATACGGATACGGCTCATTTACTACTCTACAGTTCAGGCATATTTATTGGCATCCTGGTGTGGGATGTCATTATGGCTGGCATGGCCAGTCGATTCCACAAACACAGCAGTGAGAATGTATTGCAATGGATCTCCATCATATCGGGAATCTGTCTGATCGGTTTTGGATTGTATTTCGGGTACGAAGCTGTGTGTTCCATATTTTTCTGACAACAAAATCAGGCTGGACAGTCACCCAACTTCAACCACATTAATACTGTAACGGTATCATGTGGAATGGAGTTGGGAATCAATGGCGGAGCTGTATAGTGCCGACGAAATAAACACCTTGTTTGAGCGTCTTCCATCTTGGCAGCAGGACGCTTATTCGCAATTTGGTAAAATGATCGCCGACGAAGATAATACGTATCCATGTGTACCTGGACGAATGGGATTTCTGTCAGGACATTTGAGGTACGGCTTTACGTGTGATCCCCGATCTGAACAAGCTGCCGAAGATATGGCGGAGCTGCTTAGACAGTATGGTCCTGTATCCAGAGACACAGGTCATTACGCTTCCATGGTGGTCATCTGTGAGACGCCAAATGATCTAAAAGATCATACAACGGTAGAGCAATATCAGACGTTATTCTGGCAAATGCTTAATCGGGTAAGTTCACACGATACCGAGCCGTGGCCGGAACATATTTCAACCGATCCTCATGATTCATCATGGGAGTTTTGCTTTGGCGGAGAGCCTTACTTTTGTTTTTGCGCTACTCCCGCACATGAACTCAGAGCTAGCCGGCATTTTCCTTATCTCATGTTTGCTTTTCAACCACGGTGGGTATTCGAATCCATCAATGACAACACCCCTCTTGGCCGCAAAATGAAAACATTGATCCGCAAACGTCTCGCTGCATATGATGCTGTTCCTGCTCACCCTTCGCTGATGTGGTATGGACAGCAGGATAATCTGGAATGGAAACAATATTTCCTGCCTGATGATGAGCAGACACCTTCCAAATGTCCATTTATGCGGATGAAGCAAGCCTTTGGTAAATTGACGAAATAATCTTAAAACACTTATTACGTATTCATTAATATGTTGGACAATTTTCGCCAAACACTACTTATGGTTTGGATGGTGCAGACTGCGGAGTTTTGGAGCCACGTACTTTGTGAACAATATACGTAATGATCCCAAGCAACACCACAAGTCCCACACTTGCCAGCAGACCCGTTCTGCTGGCTTTTTCCATCGCTGTTCCCGCAACAGCAGCCACAATTAATACCATGGCAATCCATACTTTGATGCGATTCCACTTCACAGGCTTCATTTTTTTGATGTACGTGATGCAGATGAGCAGCCATGTATACATCAATACCAGACTACCTGCTGTCGTCACATATTCAAACAGACTTTTGGGCATCCATAATGCCATCAATGTGGACAGGATTAATCCGGCCGCTGTGCAACACAATGCCTGAAGTGGCATATCCTTTTTCCCCCATGTCTTTGTGAAAAGCT belongs to Paenibacillus sp. FSL H8-0079 and includes:
- a CDS encoding LysE family transporter, encoding MSVLFSYIILGISLSAPIGPINAAQLDRGARHGFMHAWILGLGAMFADLVYMLLIYFGVAHFLDTPFMRSFLWSFGSFILIYTGVETLSKLKQGIQGTSTADATVRKSFISGFLMALSNPLNILFWLGIYGSILATTVKHTDTAHLLLYSSGIFIGILVWDVIMAGMASRFHKHSSENVLQWISIISGICLIGFGLYFGYEAVCSIFF
- a CDS encoding urea carboxylase-associated family protein, with translation MNTKQPHKQSFRIPPKTGYALKVSKGSLLRITDLEGQQVIDFVAYDAQDANHRLDPGVTMDVLRTYRIKPGQFVYSNQYQPLLKIVRDTVGVHDFFNSACRPEMYEVLYDKKDHASCYHNLNTALEPFGILPPDQHYPFNLFMKSVVDSQGKIDVVAPDSRAGDYIEMEALMDLTIGLSACPCEESSCNGYHCTPVQLDVETSTE
- a CDS encoding YqcI/YcgG family protein is translated as MAELYSADEINTLFERLPSWQQDAYSQFGKMIADEDNTYPCVPGRMGFLSGHLRYGFTCDPRSEQAAEDMAELLRQYGPVSRDTGHYASMVVICETPNDLKDHTTVEQYQTLFWQMLNRVSSHDTEPWPEHISTDPHDSSWEFCFGGEPYFCFCATPAHELRASRHFPYLMFAFQPRWVFESINDNTPLGRKMKTLIRKRLAAYDAVPAHPSLMWYGQQDNLEWKQYFLPDDEQTPSKCPFMRMKQAFGKLTK
- a CDS encoding DMT family transporter translates to MEKTSSASTVYRKERSNTGFWLVVLGAALWGVDPLFRIILLNTMTSTQIVLVEHIIVSLIAIPVLWKFRADLKNLRPRHWIAVIFISWGGSALATVLFTMALTHNDPNTVLLLQKMQPLFAIVLAKLLLKETLPRRFGGLFFIALAGTYLLTFGFTLPLGNWDNWIHAGSLLSLGAAALWGGSTVMGRLMLGQARYETVTSLRFVVALPLLIFMTWNEGAAWTFPSGTGEQTAVILNILGQALLPGLLSLLLYYKGLSSTKASVATLAELSFPMAGVLVNWIAFRTLITWEQLLGFILIWVVLFAISRQQERSSTASDAAPKLRTE
- a CDS encoding amidase; its protein translation is MSSFSYTSYDAVGLAELIRSREVSPVDLLEAAFARLEEVNPQLNAVIRTYETRSREEAGLVRPGEQPFAGVPLLLKDISQSLEGEFLTSGSRLFSEHRALRNSNFVTRLRDAGFIIIGHTNTPEFGLKNITEPRLHGPTRNPWNINHSPGGSSGGAAAAVASGIVPLAGASDGGGSIRIPASFSGLFGLKPTRGRTPVGPGVGRQWQGASIDFALSRSVRDSAALLDTLQVIQPEAAFHAPLFPGSYLADMSYPHQRKLKIAYTTDSPVGTPVSAEAKESVYKLVRWLEDQGHHVEEKLSPVNGVRLMENYYMMNSGEMAAMISSMERSMGRALTSDDMEIESWVLAEAGKKVSAAEFVHSLAEWDVAAAQMSTLFERYDFYVTPVNAFSAPKIGELTPHDEQIRNLMRISELDKTQQQQLIYEMFEPSLTYTPFTQLANLTGQPAISLPLHMTPEGLPMGVQVMATKGREDWLLHLAAQLEQSDLWIGMKGNPMFPA